The Bos indicus isolate NIAB-ARS_2022 breed Sahiwal x Tharparkar chromosome 27, NIAB-ARS_B.indTharparkar_mat_pri_1.0, whole genome shotgun sequence genome contains the following window.
CCGGGATATCCTGCTTCACAGGTAAGCGCCCTTCTGttgtctttttagtttttaactgTTAATGAATGGTACCAAGTTTATTTCTCTGTTCACTTCAAGAGGttaggtttatatttttaaatattttaggaatctCTGTTCACTTCCCAGGGAATTCTGTGCTGTGCTTCAGCTGTTAAAATTTAGGCTCTATTCCTTCTGAGCTTGACGGTCACCAAACCTGCCCCTGATATCTTTGGAACCAAGCTTTTGTAGGTTTGGAGAAGGTATGCAACTGTTTAGAAATACCCCAGTTTAATCCTGTAGCAGCTAAAGTATACACTGTTAAGCAGAGAGGAGGCAGCTCAGGATCTGTTTAcgctagaatattttcattacttctttaagttttttttagcAATGACCAGCATATTTCCTTCCTCTCAACCCAGAACCCTGGAATGAGCGTACCGCATTACCCTTATGGGGATGGTAATCGTAGTGTTCCACAACCAGGACCCCCTGTACGACCCCAGGAGGACTCATGGGCGCCTCCAGGTGCTTATGGAATGGGAACCCGGTACCCCTGGCCTTCAGCTGCGCCCTCAGGACCACCGGGGAGTCTCTACATGAACGAGAGCACTTCATCGTGGCCTAGCAGTGGCTCTCCTCAGTCACCTCCTTCACCGCCACCCCCGCAGCCTAAGGTAGGAGACCTGCTGAACTTTGTTCTTTTAATGTTTGGGTAATCAAGAGAGCACGATATGGGATTTCTCTGCATTGGCCTGTGTTAAATGGGGGGACTAGTTTCAAAAAGCTGGTGGCCATCACCTACAACTTTATGTGGCCCAGTTCCCCCGcctccttttttttctgttttaaaatagactatattttagagcagttttaggttcatttccttttttttaaaagacaggaaaGTGCTCATTTTCTTATTAGTTGTAATACTATCTGAAAGTTAAAACCAGAGGTTAGATTTTGTTACCTCCATCTCCAGACAGAAGACAAAACCAATGAGAAATAGCATGGTTTTATTAAACTGTACACTTGAACATCATTTGCTTGTGGCCAGGTTCCTTTTTAAGATTTGTCTTCAGGTTTTCTCTCTTAAGGGGAAAAAGACTATCTAATTCCCATTTATTAAGTCACTGGTCAGATTGTGAGGTGATAAAGATAGATTATGAGGTGTTCATGATGATGACCTACCTCAGGGTAGATTCCAGCCTGTATACTCAGGAATTCTCTGCCTTTTATCTTTTCAGAGCTGTATTTTCCTCAAATGATTTAAGAGGGCTGTCCAGTTTTATTGGTGGggaatcttttcatgtaccttccTGGTCAGGTGGAAGATGGGGGCTAACAAATCTGATGCTGATGGATTCCCATTAAAACAGCTTTTCTCCCCTCTCTGCTCTCCCACTCCAAGGACTCCTCCTACACCTACAGCCAACCAGATCAAGGCATGAGCCAGCACAACTTTCCTTGCAATGTCCATCAGTATGAGTCCTCGGGATCAGTGAACGATGACAGTTCGGAGCTTTTGGATCCCCAGGTCCAGTATAGTGCTGAGCCTCATCTGTATGGTAACGCCTCCCACGAACATCCCAGCACTCAAGACCAGGGTAATCATCTTGCTGAAGAGTGTTTATCTTCAGATGAAGGGACTCCcccaagcattaaaaaaatcatacatgtGCTGGAGAAGGTCCAGTATCTTGAGCAAGAAGTAGAAGAGTTCGTaggaaaaaagacagacaaaGCCTACTGGCTTCTGGAAGAGATGCTAACCAAGGAACTTCTGGAACTGGATTCAGTTGAAACTGGGGGCCAGGACTCCGTCCGGCAGGCCAGGAAAGAGGCGGTTTGTAAAATCCAGGCCATactggaaaaattggaaaaaaagggATTATGAAGGGATTTAGAACAAAGGGGAAGCCTGTTACTAACTCGACCAAAGAACTCTTGATTTTGGTTAATTACCCTCTTTTTGAAATGCCTGTTGACGACAAGAAGCAATACATTCCAACTTTCCTTTGATAGAAAGCTTGAAAAACTGGTAAAGGACTTGGAAAAACAGTTGGGTTATGAGTTGTTTTCAGACCAGTGAATGTAATAGAGAGCTCTCGGGTTATCGTTATTGCCAAGTAGACTCGCCCAGTGAGAAATATATGGGTGTCGTCGGCAAGCTGCTGCTTATCAGCAGGAGGGGAATTCACCTTACGTAACAGGCTCCTCAGAAACCTACAGGATAGACTGGATGTTCTTTGGACaggctctgttttttaaaacatctggATAACTTGTCACATTTTTGTACGTCGTAACTGCTTTCACCGTACACTTTGTGTGTAAATTACAGCTTGGACTTGAGCCCCCTTGgacctctgttttgttttgttatttgcaGGTCACAAATACAGTATGATTCTCTACTTCTTGGTATATTTTGTAGTAATATGTTTAATATAATTACTCAACAGACTGTACTGACAGCCAGATAGTATGGCAGTTCTGGATAAATTTGTAACCTTTCACCACTTGAATATATTGCACAGTGTAATGAGTTTCTGAGGTAGATTGTCTCCTTTTTTGTATAGGTTATCAGGTTAGAATTTTACcacttgtatttttcttattactaTCAGAAGGTTAATTTGGAAATGGCATGCCTATAGGAATGAAAATGTGGGcatattcttttttgctttcttcattgTATTTGGATGAAGCTCcctttaaaatttccttccccCTCCTTCATTATCTTTTTACTACAGCTGCTTCCATACAGGGCACATCTGTCATGAACACAAATGAACACAAATGAAAAATGCCATGCTGAGTAGAAACACTCACTGCAAAAGTAATAAGCACAACCATTTGGGAATGCTATTCTCCATCTAAAATAGTAGCTTCACCGTCAGGGTCGCTATGAGCAGACTTCAGCTCAGCTTATCTGCTCAGTGTACAGTAGGATATGCAGAGGGTAAAAGAGGATTCACGCTCTGGGACTGAATCAGCCACAGCCAGAGTGggaaattatattcttttaaaggCAGATGTGATGGTTTGCTTTGTTTCCCTAGAATAAATTGTGTAGACATATTGCCTGTTTTATAAAAAAGATGTTTACCACCACTAATAACAGCCACTTTGGAGCCAGGGTTAAGAAAGGGATACTGAAAAGGTCTTAGCTGGATTTGCTtgggtgctggtggtttagtccctcagtcatgtccgactcctttgcaaccccacgcactgtagcctgccaggcttctctgtccatgggattctccaggcaaaaatactggagtggttgccgtttccttctccagggaatcttctcgacccagggatcaaatccatgtctcctgcattggcagaaggattctttactcctgagccaccaggaaagccctttgcTTGGGTAGCTAGCTCTAAGCTATTGTGTAGAAGAGACTTAGGTAGATAACTTACTTTTTATATCTGAAGTGAGTTCCAGTATATAATATGTTATTGGAAAAACTACTGTTTCTTAATAAGATACCTAAGTGataatgtgtttttttcccctcttgacTGCCAGGCctattaataagaaaacaaatctttcagccattttctctccttattaaaaaaaaaaaaatacaaacgtATGATGAGAACAATTAGAGTAAAAATAGTGATTGGTCTTAGGTTGATATGAGTGATTTTATGAGATAATATGGTGCCAATTTTATtcaaggatttttatttttggcctaaTATAGGAATGTTAAAAAAAGGcttttttatgaaaatttaaaagttgaaacAAATGTTAGAAGAGGGAGAACTTTAAAGCTCATAAACCAGTGAGACAATGACTgatacaggcaagaacactatttTTTAACTGAATGCCCATGATACCAGTTTCCCTGAAGTcttgatttatttatatacacatacatatgtgtgtgtgtttttaacagttatttaaaaaaattttttagataaTTTTAGACCTCCTGAAGAGTTGTAAAAACAGCAGTTTCTGTATACTCTTCACTAATGATCCCTTTacattaacatcttacataactgTACAACATTTGTCAAGTTAAGAAATTAGCCTTGATACAATACTATTAACTAAAGTAGAATTTTGGAAAGTAGAGATTGTCTTGGTCTTTTCACTAATGCCGTTTCTCTGTTTcaggatccaatccaggatcCTGCCTCGAATTTAGTTGTCATGTCATCATAGTGTCCTCTGATCTCTGACAGTGTATCCATGACCCCTGACGCGGTAATGTATTTCTGGTGTTACTAACCTTAGCCACTACCTAAGGTGGTGTCTAGAAATCGCTACTGTAAACTTCCTGTGTTTTCCTTTGTAGTGACTGAATGTTTGCTGGAGATAACGTGAGCTATGCAAATGTCCCGTTTCTGCTTAAACTTCAGCCCActcattttttaatccattggCAGATCTTTCTTGTGTCAGTTACTACTGTGAGGTTCCAGTGTGACTTTGTTTCTCGAAGTCCTTCTGTATTTATTAATTGGATTCCTTCTTAAGGGAGGGCTATTGCTTCTGGATTTATAGTTTTAATTATAATAAGATATTCAGgataagtggagaaggaaatggcaacccactccagtgttcatgcctggagaatcccagggacggagaagcctggtaggctgcagtccatggggtcgcacagagtcggacacgactgaagcgacttggcagcagcattcAGGATAAGTACAGACTTAGAACTTAAAGATGTAAACCATGTTAAAATGATTCTAAATGCCAGTGTCAAGGAAAGGAAAACTAAATTGGCAGCCTCTTCCAGAAAATATAGTGAACGTAAGGAAAATTGGtgttcatttatttgtgtgtggATTTGATTCAGTTCTTGACTTAGTATTCACTCCAGACTGaattcaaaatgtttttgatATTTCAAATCTGGACTTTTAAAAAGTGTCTAATATTACTTTGGGGATAATTTTTGTGAAAATCTTGAATAAAGTTACCCAGATCTGGCATGTTAAACACAACtatctcttttttataataaccACTATTGTTCCAAATACAAACGCCAGTATAAACATTTACACAAGTAAGTCCCGATGAAGTATCAGTGGCATGGGCTAGTCTCTACATTCTTGGTGGGGAATTCTTccaaatgctttgaaaaatagggcttttaaaactgatttttagcTGGTTAAAAATCTTCCTACCGTTAGAGGTAGGAAGATTTTTAAGTTGAAGAATATAGATTAAATTGGCATTAAAGTTTTTTGGGGGACGGATACTTGATGACTggagtttttcatcttttttttctttttaaaaaagttatgagTTTAAAGACTCAAATAATTCTATAGAAGCTAGCAATTTAAAGTTTATGAAAAGGAGCTCTCTGTCATGCTCTCATTTTTCCTTCTACAAAAGTAACCACTTTCAACtgagtttttttaagaaaattctcttgattttttttaaccttttaaaaaaatttggctgcactgtgcagcttgtgggatgttagttacctgaccagggaatgaTGATTCTGTGGCCCCCAGCGGTGGAAAGCgtggtcctaaccactggaccaccagggaaatcccagtatTTTTAATAACACAGTTGTATTTCTCCCTCTTCATTTGTCAATTTTAGGCTGTTTCTACTTGTTTTCTATTGTAGAAGATGATGGTCTGGTCTCTCTGCTTCTGCCATATACACATTgcagccctcctccctccagttTCTCCATCCACTTACCTGGTAGTTCTGTTGTTCGTTACTATACTATGTAATGCTGACCAGAGTTTATTCGTGTAGTAAACTGGTTACTTTGCCTGAACAACTCCTGGaattgtgaatgaatgaatttcccTGGAATGAATCCTTTGTCTTACTTGGTTTGTCGATGACTTATGACTAATTTGACCTCAAACCCTCCATCATTTGTCTCATCTTCTCTTAAGATGCTCAGATATACGTGGTCAGTTTCAGGCTCCTGGACAAGCTGTGCTCTGGGGCCCTCTGACGGGAGAACGGCTGTGTTCCTGGTGCATACTTATTCTGGTGTCTTCTGTTCATCCTGGGGATTCTCTCCGCCTCTTCTgttggattctttttttcctgcagtctgtgtctttctctttcttagtgTTTTCCCTCATTTTGGTCGAGCCTGTTCTCGAgtagttttctgaaaaaaaaggtgtataggaaataattttttaaatatcttgcatatttgaaaaggtgttttcatGATCCTTTGTTTAAAACTTGGTTTTTCTTCTTGGTAGCTTGTAGGCTATTTTTGTCCCCTCTGTTCTGAGTATTTCCTAACAGTATAACATTGGTGTGGGTCTGTTTTTGTCCATTTTCCTGGGCATAATTCATTCTGGAGACACCTGCCCTTAAGTCCTATAATATTTTCTCgggttttttgtttctcttcccccTCCGCTACCCTCATTTCTATTACCTCTTTTTAGAATTCTTGCTGTTTCTGTTACGGATTTCTTAGCCTGgttctttgacttttcacttcagTTTTCTGCCTTTTTGCTGTCTTTGTGGGAGATTTACTCCCCTTTATCTTCCAACTCACCActgaattttacatttccacctaccatatttttagtttctagaattttttgttCTCTATGTGATTCCGCTCTTATTTGTGGGGATCTTATAACTCTAAGAACATTAATGGTAATTTCTTGATATTTGTTTCATCTTGAATAATGAATTTCCTACAAATTGTTGTTCCCTTTCTTTTTAGATTGCCATCTTTTTCATGTTAGAGTTTTTTTTTGAGATGTCTGTTAGTTCTTAGTTGTGTTTTTATACTGGACACCATTGTTGTTCACTACTGGAGACTCAAAATTGCCTCTAGAAAATGCTTCATGACTattctgtttaattattttttcatactcTTTCTTGGAAAGAATATCTGTTTTAAATGGAAATTGAGAAGGGAAGACTATCTGGATAATTTTTACTTCTCTGTGTGGCTCTTCTCATCACAAGTGGTGGACGGTTAGCACACAGTACAAAATGTGAGCAGAGGAGACGCCAGCTACTGAGAAGGGAGGATTTAGGGGTTTCTGAGATCAGAGCACATTTGCTCTAGCCAACTCTTTTATTTCACAATATACACCTTACCCTGGTAGAATGCCAAGAGTAgtgttgccagataaaatataggactctcagttacatttgaatttcagataaacaacaactCATCTTCTAGTATCAGTGTGTTCCTCATATTGCATGGGACATAATGatactaaaaataattgtttttctgaAATCCAGATTAACTAGGGATATAGTCTCATCCCTCAGTATGGGTGGGGGATTGGTTCCAGTACAAAAaccatggatgctcaagtctcttatatAAAAATGGTGTAGTAATTGCATAAAACCTAGGTTTATCCTCCCATATACTTCAAATCACCTCTAGATTAGTTATAAtacttaatacaatgtaaatgctatgtaaatagttgtaaatacaatgtaaatgctatgtaaatagttgctgaatGTGTAGCAAATTCAAgtgtttgctttttggaacttgactgaactttttttcttctttccaaataTTGTCAACCCATGGTTGGCTGAATCCGTGAATGTGGAACTCATGGATAGGAGTGCCAGTTGTattgtattctttctttctttattttttggccgtgctgagcagcttgtgggaatcttagttcccaccagggattgaagcccagCCCTCAGCAATGCaagagtggagtcctaaccactggactgccaggggatgcCCTGTATGGtatctttttaattaaagtttttgtTCTGAGGTAATTTGTTAGTTCACAGACGAACTAACTCTGCAATAATGCAGAGCTTTCCTGTGCCCCTTACACAGTTTCTTCCAATGGCAACATCTCACAGAACTTCACCGCCACGTCACCACCAGGATGTGGACATTGATACGGAACAAGATGCAGAACAGTCCCGTCGCCACCGCCGTTCCTCCTGTTGACCTTTCACAGCCACCCCTGCTTCTCCTTTCCCTCCACACTAAATCCGTGGCAATcacaaatctgttctccatttctgaattttgtcattttgagaacGTTACAGAAAtagaattgtatggtatgtgatcATTAGAGGTTGGGTTTTTTGCCCACTCAGCAAAATTCTCTTGACATTCATCCAAGTTGTTTCCTGTATCTgtagttcttttttattgctaattAGTAGTTTGTGATATGGATGTACCTTTGTTCAACCTTCACCTGTGGAAGGATATCTGGGTGGTTTCAGTTtagggctattatgaataaagctgctatgtaCATTCAtgcacaggtttttgtgtggacatggttttcatttctttgggataaatgcccaggagtgccATTCTGGGTCATACGATATgtgcatgtttaattttttagggGACTACCAGACTTTCCTAAAAGTGAGGTTGTaccatttgcattcccaccagcagtgtgggaGTTTCTCTGTAtgcttgccagcatttggtggtgtcagttttttattttgaccattctgatcagtgtgtaatgatatctcattgtgcttttaactttcatttccttAATGGTTAACAATGTTGAACCTCTTCTCATGCTTATTTGCCAGTTGTATATGCTCTTCTGTAAAAATGTCCCTGtgtgtcttttgctcattttctaactatttattttaataaatttcttattttagaatagtttAGATTTATAGAGGGATTATGATATACAGAGATCCAACATATACTACACCATCAACATGTTAAATTAGTGGTGTGTATTTGTCACAACTAACGGATCAGTACTGATACATTCTTATTGACTAAAGTCTATACTTTATCcagatttcctttgtttttacctAACACCGTTTTCCTTTTCCTGGATCCCACCTAGGATACTGTATTACATTGAGTCATCATATCTCCTTAGGAGCCTCTTGGCCATGACAGTTTCTCAgaatttccttgttttgttttggcctcactgtgaggcttgtggaatctcaattccttgaccagggattgaatctgggtttgGGTGGATAGCATAGAGTCCTGACCACCAGCCCACCGGAGAACCCCcatgactttccttgtttttgataacCTGTATGGTTTTGAGGAGTGCAGTTCAGATGTTTCATAGAATGCCCCTCAACTGGGATTTATTTcgtctgatgtttttctcctgATCACACTGGGGCTTGTGTTttggggaggaagaccacagaggtgaATGCCCTTTCTCATCAGACATTGAATGGCTATACTGTCGACGCAGCTTATCCTGTCGATGCTAACCTGTCATCACCTGGCTCAGGTGGAGCCTGTCAGGTTTCTCCACTACAGTCTTTTTTGcgccactcccccaccccccacccccacttccaaactattctttggaagaaagtcCCTGTCCTCCAACTCATTCAGAGTATTTATTGGTTAACTCTTAAGACTCTCCCTGCAAGGTATATTTGTTGATTGTCTcccatttatgtatttctttatatCTGAGGGGacccatatttatttattttatactttatgttatgatctgctgctgctgctgctaagtcacttcagtcgtgtccgactctgtgagaccccatagatggcagcctaccaggctcccccgtccctgggattctccaggcaagaacactggagtggattgccatttccttctccaatgcatgaaagtgaaaagtgaaagtgaagtcgcttagtcgtgtccgactctgagcgacccatggactgcagcctaccaggctcttccgtacatgggattttctaggcaagagtactggagggagtgccattgccttctccatgttatgATCTAGTGCTACcttatttacttttggccattgggagctctttcagttgtgtcctttTGACATATATACCCCCATGGTTGTGTGGGGCTTTTTTCTGGGAGCCCAGCACTACATGGgtctccaggctcatcttgtatattCCTGTTTAGTCCTAGAAGCAATTATTCTTCCTGCTCCTTGTTCctgaagaatggcattgaaaccaaATTTGGGTTCCATTGATTGTCTTTTCACTGTTGACTTTTGAGACTTGTTTGTGTTTTCTAGATACTGGTCTTTTGTCAGATTGGTgggttgcaaa
Protein-coding sequences here:
- the BAG4 gene encoding BAG family molecular chaperone regulator 4, with the translated sequence MSALRRSGYGPSDGPSYGRYYGPGGGDVPVHPPPPIYPPRPEPPQPPISWRGRGGGPAETTWPGEGGGGDGYYASGGAWSEPGRAGGGHQEQPPYPSYNSNYWNSAARPRAPYPSTYPVRPEMQSQSLNSYTNGGYGPPYPTGPGTNTASYPGAYYTPGYAQTNYSTEVPSTYRSPGNSPTPVSRWMYPQQDCQTEAPPLRGQVPGYPASQNPGMSVPHYPYGDGNRSVPQPGPPVRPQEDSWAPPGAYGMGTRYPWPSAAPSGPPGSLYMNESTSSWPSSGSPQSPPSPPPPQPKDSSYTYSQPDQGMSQHNFPCNVHQYESSGSVNDDSSELLDPQVQYSAEPHLYGNASHEHPSTQDQGNHLAEECLSSDEGTPPSIKKIIHVLEKVQYLEQEVEEFVGKKTDKAYWLLEEMLTKELLELDSVETGGQDSVRQARKEAVCKIQAILEKLEKKGL